The Primulina eburnea isolate SZY01 chromosome 8, ASM2296580v1, whole genome shotgun sequence genome contains a region encoding:
- the LOC140840124 gene encoding glutathione S-transferase-like, whose product MAIKLYGHPLSPAAQRVRVCLEEKELEYEFEFVDLSSGQQKKEPFISLNPFGVVPVLQDGDLTLFESRAVTQYITHNYADKGTPLVPKDPKKMAMVSVWVEVESQSFDAAASKISFELVVKPMLGMAIDESVVAANEGKLASILDIYESRLAASKYIGGDAYSLADLHHLPIINNLFRTKIKALFEARPHVSAWCADILGRAAWQKVVATMKH is encoded by the exons ATGGCGATCAAGCTTTACGGACACCCTCTTTCTCCAGCCGCACAAAGAGTCCGAGTCTGCCTGGAAGAGAAAGAGCTCGAGTACGAATTTGAGTTTGTGGATTTATCTTCAGGCCAGCAGAAGAAGGAGCCTTTCATATCACTCAAT CCATTTGGGGTTGTGCCAGTCCTTCAAGATGGAGATCTGACTCTATTTG AATCAAGGGCAGTGACTCAATACATAACGCACAACTATGCTGATAAGGGAACTCCGCTTGTACCCAAAGATCCCAAGAAAATGGCTATGGTCTCAGTATGGGTCGAAGTTGAATCCCAGTCATTCGACGCCGCCGCAtcaaaaatatcatttgaacTCGTGGTAAAACCCATGCTAGGCATGGCTATCGACGAAAGTGTTGTGGCAGCTAACGAAGGAAAGCTAGCCTCTATTCTGGATATTTACGAGTCACGTTTGGCTGCATCAAAATACATTGGAGGAGATGCTTATAGCTTGGCAGATCTGCACCATCTCCCAATTATCAACAACTTGTTCCGCACCAAGATCAAGGCCCTGTTCGAGGCGAGGCCGCATGTGAGTGCTTGGTGTGCAGATATCTTGGGCCGGGCAGCGTGGCAGAAGGTCGTAGCAACAATGAAGCATTGA
- the LOC140838060 gene encoding rapid alkalinization factor-like, translating into MARFPLIPLLLSAVLVAALILRSAEASSDFSLIPISKPENCRGSIAECMAEGGEFEMDSEVNRRILATTKYISYAALQANSVPCSRRGASYYNCRPGAQANPYSRSCTAATRCRS; encoded by the coding sequence ATGGCGCGATTTCCACTTATCCCTCTCCTCCTCTCCGCCGTGCTGGTGGCGGCTCTGATTCTCCGATCCGCGGAAGCCAGCAGCGACTTCAGCTTGATACCGATTTCCAAGCCTGAAAACTGCCGAGGATCGATAGCTGAGTGCATGGCCGAAGGTGGAGAGTTCGAAATGGATTCCGAAGTCAACCGGCGCATATTAGCGACCACGAAGTACATTAGCTACGCCGCGCTTCAGGCAAACTCTGTGCCGTGCTCAAGGAGAGGCGCGTCGTACTACAACTGCCGCCCAGGTGCCCAAGCCAATCCGTATTCTCGGTCGTGCACCGCCGCCACACGGTGCAGGAGTTGA
- the LOC140840122 gene encoding dol-P-Man:Man(5)GlcNAc(2)-PP-Dol alpha-1,3-mannosyltransferase codes for MPRQATAIRSTAAVRRPAIWPESYIQNLLKNPEIPFALVLLITDAILVSLIITYVPYTKIDWDAYMSQVSGFLGGERDYGKLEGDTGPLVYPAGFLYVYSAIRFLTGGEVYPAQILFGFMYVVNLGLVLFIYLKTNVLPWWALCLISLSKRVHSIFVLRLFNDCFATTLLHTALVSFICRKWHLGLIIFSGAVSVKMNVLLYAPPLLVLLLKAMDIFGVVSALSGAALVQILLGLPFILSYPVAYISRAFNLGRIFIHFWSVNFKFVPEPIFVSRGFALFLLAAHLILLAIFAQYRWCRHEGGLSSLIHSRIVQLKLRTACLSSFSLQQFNNCSTVLPLKTEHIVTTMFVGNFIGIVCARSLHYQFYSWYFYSLPYLLWRTTFPTWLRLILFMAVEFCWNIYPSNVYSSLLLLCAHLTILGGLWKASPEHPYMANAKHRLADLENKAS; via the exons ATGCCTAGACAAGCCACAGCAATCCGATCGACCGCCGCCGTGAGAAGGCCAGCGATATGGCCGGAGTCCTACATCCAAAATCTTTTGAAAAACCCTGAAATACCGTTCGCTTTGGTCTTATTAATCACCGATGCAATCCTCGTTTCTCTCATAATCACCTATGTTCCAT ACACAAAGATTGATTGGGACGCGTACATGTCTCAG GTCAGTGGATTTCTTGGAGGAGAAAGAGATTACGGCAAGCTGGAAGGGGATACTGGACCCCTGGTGTATCCTGCTGGATTTCTTTATGTATATTCCGCTATTCGTTTTCTTACTGGAGGGGAAGTCTATCCAGCGCag ATTTTATTTGGCTTTATGTATGTTGTGAATCTTGGACTGGTCTTATTCATTTATTTGAAGACCAACGTG CTTCCTTGGTGGGCTCTTTGCTTGATTTCTCTGTCTAAGAGAGTACACTCCATATTTGTACTTCGATTGTTCAATGACTGTTTTGCCACAACACTTCTCCATACTGCGCTGGTTTCATTTATTTGCCGAAAGTGGCATCTTGGTTTAATTATTTTCAG TGGAGCTGTCTCAGTGAAGATGAATGTGCTCCTTTATGCTCCTCCCTTATTAGTACTCTTGCTGAAG GCTATGGATATATTTGGGGTGGTATCTGCTTTATCCGGTGCGGCACTGGTGCAG ATTCTCCTAGGACTACCTTTCATTTTGTCATATCCAGTTGCATACATCTCGAGAGCCTTTAATCTTGGTCGCATCTTCATCCATTTTTG GTCTGTTAATTTTAAGTTTGTTCCAGAACCTATTTTTGTTAGCAGAGGATTTGCGCTGTTTCTATTGGCTGCTCATCTCATTCTGCTTGCAATCTTTGCACAGTATAGATGGTGTAG GCATGAAGGAGGTTTGTCTTCTCTCATTCATTCTAGAATTGTTCAACTGAAGCTTAGAActgcttgtttgagttcttttTCACTCCAGCAATTCAATAATTGTTCAACTGTCTTGCCTCTTAAAACTGAAC ATATTGTAACAACTATGTTCGTTGGAAATTTCATTGGGATTGTATGTGCACGGTCTCTTCATTATCAGTTCTACTCTTG GTATTTCTACAGCTTACCATATTTATTGTGGCGAACGACATTTCCCACATGGTTACG TTTAATATTGTTCATGGCAGTGGAGTTCTGTTGGAACATCTACCCGTCTAATGTTTACTCATCGTTGTTGCTGCTCTGTGCCCATCTGACTATATTAGGAGGCCTATGGAAGGCATCACCTGAACACCCTTACATGGCTAATGCAAAACATAGATTAGCAGATCTTGAAAACAAGGCTAGCTGA
- the LOC140840127 gene encoding wee1-like protein kinase, with the protein MKRKTLRGNTNSELKRQIKHSGVIVKGSLAQHLTVPMERYSLGLPVESDNSSRFQKLLVAEANPSAEALLMDFEECADEKGFILSQDFFCTPDYITPEMPAMPNNLDWNKESIPCPKSPEKIKTVKRKRQKLDVKSTSSPISTVAIHQEWEDHTDHSEETDEINTEIPVKLQKNHGFVSKSAVALRCRVMPPPCLRNPYLKDGSESNSDPFANQRSKCAGFYPAGIGGDGLSRYMTDFHEIEKIGNGNFNHVFKVLKRIDGCMYAMKQSMRQLHQDTERRKALMEVQSLAALGFHENIVGYYSSWFENERLYIQLELCEHSLSMIKPSKLFTEGEVLEAMHQIAKALMHIHERGIAHLDVKPDNIYVKNGVCKLGDFGCATLLDRSLPVEEGDARYMPQEILNEDYDHLDKVDIFSLGVSIYELVRGSTLLESGPQFQNLREGKLPLLPGHSMQFQSLLKLMMDPDPTRRPSAKDLVENPIFVRHQRNGKCK; encoded by the exons ATGAAGAGAAAAACCCTGAGGGGAAATACCAATAGCGAATTAAAGAGACAGATAAAGCACTCTGGCGTGATCGTGAAAGGGTCACTGGCGCAACATCTGACGGTGCCTATGGAGCGATATTCACTCGGTTTACCTGTTGAATCGGACAATTCTTCGCGATTCCAGAAGCTTCTAGTTGCGGAAGCGAATCCATCGGCTGAGGCTTTGCTGATGGATTTTGAAGAGTGCGCGGATGAAAAAGGATTCATCCTCAGTCAAGATTTCTTCTG TACACCCGACTATATCACTCCCGAAATGCCTGCAATGCCAAACAATTTAGACTGGAATAAG GAAAGCATCCCATGTCCCAAGTCACCGGAGAAAATTAAAACCGTGAAACGCAAAAGGCAGAAACTAG ATGTTAAATCCACATCATCCCCTATATCAACAGTTGCTATCCATCAAGAGTGGGAAGATCATACTGACCACAGTGAAGAAACAGATGAGATAAATACAGAAATACCAGTTAAATTGCAAAAGAATCACGGCTTTGTTTCTAAGTCTGCTGTAGCATTAAGGTGCAGGGTCATGCCTCCTCCGTGTCTAAGGAACCCATACCTAAAGGATGGATCAGAATCAAATTCTGATCCCTTTGCCAATCAAAGATCTAAATGTGCAG GTTTTTACCCTGCTGGAATTGGCGGTGATGGGCTTTCCCGTTATATGACAGATTTCCATGAAATTGAG AAAATTGGTAATGGAAATTTCAACCATGTTTTCAAAGTCTTGAAGAGAATTGATGGCTGCATGTATGCTATGAAACAGAGCATGAGGCAGTTGCATCAGGACACGGAAAG GCGCAAGGCTTTAATGGAGGTTCAATCTTTGGCCGCCTTAG GGTTCCATGAAAACATAGTTGGATACTATTCTTCTTGGTTTGAAAATGAGCGACTTTATATCCAACTGGAGCTATGTGAACACAGCCTTTCAATGATTAAGCCATCTAAATTATTCACGGAGGGTGAAGTTTTAGAAGCAATGCATCAG ATTGCCAAGGCATTGATGCACATACATGAGAGAGGAATTGCTCATTTAGATGTAAAGCCAGATAACATATATGTTAAAAACGGAGTTTGTAAACTTGGTGATTTTGGCTGTGCTACTCTGCTCGATAGAAGCCTACCAGTTGAAGAAGGTGATGCACGCTATATGCCCCAAGAAATCCTAAATGAGGATTACGATCATCTGGATAAAGTTGATATCTTTTCCTTAGGAGTTTCAATCTATGAGCTCGTCAGAGGGTCAACTTTGCTCGAATCAGGGCCTCAGTTTCAAAATCTTAGAGAAGGAAAATTGCCTCTTCTTCCTGGACATTCCATGCAATTTCAGAGTTTACTCAAG CTCATGATGGACCCTGATCCAACACGACGACCTTCTGCTAAAGATCTAGTCGAGAATCCAATTTTTGTCAGGCACCAACGAAATGGCAAATGCAAGTAA
- the LOC140838061 gene encoding uncharacterized protein isoform X2, with amino-acid sequence MEKSSAGADEKSSENLIKYKTWSLRVSIHCEGCKKKVKKVLQNIEGVYKIEIDCKQQRVLVTGNVDSEALIKKLVKAGKHAEIWPGAPDKEGKKSGKSKKSKSEKDSEDCKDGESGNDQKKPAKKDEISYNKDNEEDDDASADDCALVASAIEENGSGRLKESVSAGGGGTKKKKKGKKGKTDQQMEGMTMVAVLQPHLQAVDPLRLQIFPSRPLPA; translated from the exons ATGGAGAAGTCGTCTGCTGGTGCCGATGAAAAGTCCTCCGAAAACCTGATCAAGTACA AGACATGGAGTTTAAGAGTGTCTATCCACTGTGAAGGCTGCAAGAAGAAAGTAAAGAAAGTCCTTCAAAATATTGAAG GGGTGTATAAGATTGAGATTGACTGCAAGCAACAAAGAGTTTTAGTAACAGGGAATGTGGATTCCGAAGCATTGATCAAGAAACTTGTCAAGGCGGGAAAACATGCCGAGATTTGGCCGGGAGCCCCCGATAAAGAAGGGAAGAAGTCCGGAAAGTCCAAGAAAAGTAAGAGCGAAAAGGACTCTGAAGATTGCAAAGATGGTGAAAGTGGCAATGATCAGAAAAAACCAGCCAAGAAAGATGAAATTAGTTATAATAAAGATAATGAAGAGGACGATGACGCCTCTGCTGATGATTGTGCACTAGTGGCATCGGCAATCGAGGAAAATGGCAGCGGCAGACTGAAGGAGTCAGTTTCGGCTGGTGGCGGAGGaacaaagaagaaaaagaaagggaaaaaggGGAAAACAGATCAACAAATGGAGGGGATGACAATGGTGGCGGTGTTGCAGCCGCACCTGCAAGCAGTGGATCCCCTCCGCCTACAGATATTCCCGAGCCGGCCATTGCCCGCATGA
- the LOC140838061 gene encoding uncharacterized protein isoform X1 yields MEKSSAGADEKSSENLIKYMKTWSLRVSIHCEGCKKKVKKVLQNIEGVYKIEIDCKQQRVLVTGNVDSEALIKKLVKAGKHAEIWPGAPDKEGKKSGKSKKSKSEKDSEDCKDGESGNDQKKPAKKDEISYNKDNEEDDDASADDCALVASAIEENGSGRLKESVSAGGGGTKKKKKGKKGKTDQQMEGMTMVAVLQPHLQAVDPLRLQIFPSRPLPA; encoded by the exons ATGGAGAAGTCGTCTGCTGGTGCCGATGAAAAGTCCTCCGAAAACCTGATCAAGTACATGAAG ACATGGAGTTTAAGAGTGTCTATCCACTGTGAAGGCTGCAAGAAGAAAGTAAAGAAAGTCCTTCAAAATATTGAAG GGGTGTATAAGATTGAGATTGACTGCAAGCAACAAAGAGTTTTAGTAACAGGGAATGTGGATTCCGAAGCATTGATCAAGAAACTTGTCAAGGCGGGAAAACATGCCGAGATTTGGCCGGGAGCCCCCGATAAAGAAGGGAAGAAGTCCGGAAAGTCCAAGAAAAGTAAGAGCGAAAAGGACTCTGAAGATTGCAAAGATGGTGAAAGTGGCAATGATCAGAAAAAACCAGCCAAGAAAGATGAAATTAGTTATAATAAAGATAATGAAGAGGACGATGACGCCTCTGCTGATGATTGTGCACTAGTGGCATCGGCAATCGAGGAAAATGGCAGCGGCAGACTGAAGGAGTCAGTTTCGGCTGGTGGCGGAGGaacaaagaagaaaaagaaagggaaaaaggGGAAAACAGATCAACAAATGGAGGGGATGACAATGGTGGCGGTGTTGCAGCCGCACCTGCAAGCAGTGGATCCCCTCCGCCTACAGATATTCCCGAGCCGGCCATTGCCCGCATGA